The following are encoded together in the Zingiber officinale cultivar Zhangliang chromosome 8A, Zo_v1.1, whole genome shotgun sequence genome:
- the LOC122011390 gene encoding WPP domain-containing protein 2-like: MAETASVADTRAGSESSAPVGFSGVPSFSLKIWPPTQRTRDAVIHRLVETLTTQSVLSKRYGLLSEEEGTSSALAIEEEAFSTASSAAAASSGADDDGIDVLHVYSREISRRVIESAKARAAASSVNPQS, from the coding sequence ATGGCCGAAACCGCCTCCGTCGCAGACACGAGAGCCGGATCGGAGAGCTCGGCTCCGGTGGGATTCAGCGGGGTCCCGTCGTTCTCCCTCAAGATCTGGCCTCCCACGCAGCGGACTCGCGATGCGGTGATCCATCGTCTGGTGGAGACGCTGACCACCCAATCCGTCCTTTCCAAGCGCTACGGCCTCCTCTCAGAGGAAGAGGGCACTTCTTCGGCCCTCGCCATCGAGGAGGAGGCCTTCTCCACCGCCAGCTCTGCCGCCGCTGCCAGCAGCGGCGCCGATGACGACGGAATCGACGTCCTCCACGTATACTCCCGGGAGATCAGCCGAAGGGTGATAGAGTCTGCGAAGGCAAGGGCCGCTGCCTCTTCCGTCAACCCTCAAAGCTAG